A region of Candidatus Leptovillus gracilis DNA encodes the following proteins:
- a CDS encoding hybrid sensor histidine kinase/response regulator, with protein sequence MTEQGVKILYIEDDHASRRLVERVLTSRGYKVLVATEGLEGINLAREQSPQLILMDINLPNMDGREITTRLRSLPNFAEVPIVALTANISAGSRELALAAGCTGFMTKPIDVATFPTDVERFLQGKQDTLSIAERNEHLEKHAQNLVESLEKKVRELRAANKRLMELDSLKSDFIVLVSHELRTPLTLVSGYSHLLAEQVANKNDLVPAQTVAGIAEGLKSGVARMQDVINEIISVVRISSGTLDLSLGPVRLSKVMNDMQRTYGDICRKRNLTLNVADFGALPLIQGDGRRLQAAVEHVVGNAVKYTPDGGQIDITGYYVQDKAVDIVVHDTGIGIPLEEQRHIFEQFYTLGSIQHHSTSKSAFQGGGLGLGLAIAKGIVEAHNGRIWVESDGRSPDTLPGSTFHILLPLSPSDEVPAL encoded by the coding sequence ATGACCGAACAAGGTGTCAAGATTCTATATATTGAGGATGACCACGCCAGCCGCCGTCTGGTGGAACGGGTGCTGACCAGCCGCGGCTATAAAGTCCTGGTAGCCACCGAAGGGCTGGAGGGCATTAACCTGGCGCGGGAGCAAAGCCCGCAGCTGATTCTCATGGACATCAATTTGCCGAATATGGACGGCCGTGAGATTACCACCCGTCTGCGCAGCCTGCCCAACTTCGCCGAAGTGCCCATTGTCGCCCTGACGGCCAACATCAGCGCCGGCAGCCGGGAATTGGCCCTGGCGGCCGGCTGTACCGGTTTTATGACCAAACCGATAGATGTGGCCACCTTTCCCACCGACGTCGAGCGCTTTTTGCAGGGCAAACAAGACACCCTGAGCATTGCCGAACGCAATGAACATTTGGAAAAACATGCGCAAAATCTGGTGGAAAGTCTGGAAAAAAAGGTGCGCGAACTGCGCGCCGCCAACAAACGCCTGATGGAGTTGGACAGCCTGAAAAGCGATTTTATCGTGCTGGTATCGCATGAGTTACGCACGCCGCTGACTCTGGTGAGCGGCTACTCCCATTTACTGGCCGAACAGGTGGCTAACAAAAACGACCTGGTCCCGGCGCAGACCGTCGCCGGCATTGCCGAGGGCCTGAAATCTGGCGTGGCCCGTATGCAAGACGTGATCAACGAGATTATCAGCGTGGTGCGGATTTCGTCGGGCACGTTGGACCTTTCTTTAGGCCCGGTACGCTTGAGCAAGGTGATGAACGACATGCAGCGCACCTATGGCGATATTTGCCGTAAGCGCAACCTGACATTGAACGTCGCCGATTTTGGCGCGCTGCCGCTGATTCAGGGGGATGGGCGGCGGCTTCAGGCGGCTGTGGAACACGTGGTGGGCAACGCGGTGAAGTACACGCCTGATGGCGGGCAGATTGACATCACCGGTTATTATGTGCAGGACAAAGCGGTAGACATTGTGGTCCACGACACAGGCATTGGCATTCCGCTGGAGGAGCAGCGGCATATTTTTGAGCAGTTTTATACATTGGGTTCCATCCAGCACCATTCGACCAGCAAATCCGCTTTTCAGGGGGGCGGCCTGGGTTTGGGCTTAGCCATTGCCAAAGGGATTGTGGAGGCGCACAACGGCCGTATCTGGGTAGAAAGCGATGGCCGCAGCCCAGACACCCTGCCCGGCAGCACCTTCCACATCTTGCTGCCGTTGTCGCCTTCAGATGAAGTGCCGGCTTTGTAG
- a CDS encoding pyridoxal-phosphate dependent enzyme, protein MAQTSGVYRERLPLRDDANIVSLGEGWTPLLRAHNLGQMLGHPNIFIKDERQGPTGSFKDRQATVAISVLKEAGITEVVVASTGNVAIAFSAYAARAGIKLWVFVTSSVPADKMREVALYGAEVIKVAGTYDECKKVAADFAASKNLFLDQGVKGIAAKEAMKTLAYETAEQLGNVAAGVDPALPAGDRYPWQAPDWYLQAVSGGLGPVGVMNGFIELHTQGVVDKVPKLACFQASGCAPMANSFHKGLDKAENVANPITEITTLATGVPGVAYEVIRELIERYGGTIEAIDDAAAFAALQVVARMDGLSIEPATAVTFAGLFKLIREGVIQPHETVVVNCSGHTFPVEKHIIGDHYTRDVVLEETAVGPSGRQDGLLTALEDIDPRIQRIAIIEDNPDAARLIRRILQAQGDYLIEEANNGLDGLMLIKEKRPNLVILDLMMPGLDGFAIVDAMKKDRRLQEVPIIVVTAKELSPIERERLNGKIKALLQKGSFMDSDLLSDIRQALP, encoded by the coding sequence ATGGCGCAAACCTCTGGCGTCTACCGCGAACGCCTGCCCCTGCGCGACGACGCCAACATCGTCTCTCTGGGCGAAGGCTGGACGCCGCTCCTACGCGCCCACAACCTGGGTCAGATGCTCGGCCATCCCAACATCTTCATCAAAGATGAGCGCCAGGGACCCACCGGTTCCTTCAAAGACCGGCAGGCCACCGTGGCCATCAGCGTCCTCAAAGAAGCCGGTATCACCGAAGTCGTGGTGGCCTCCACCGGCAACGTCGCCATCGCTTTTTCCGCCTACGCCGCCCGCGCCGGCATCAAACTGTGGGTCTTTGTCACCAGTTCCGTGCCCGCCGACAAAATGCGCGAAGTGGCGCTGTACGGCGCGGAAGTGATCAAAGTAGCCGGGACCTACGACGAATGTAAGAAGGTGGCGGCTGATTTTGCCGCCAGCAAAAACCTGTTCCTGGACCAGGGCGTCAAAGGTATCGCCGCCAAAGAGGCGATGAAGACGCTGGCCTACGAAACAGCCGAACAGTTGGGCAATGTGGCCGCCGGGGTAGATCCGGCGCTGCCCGCCGGCGACCGCTATCCCTGGCAGGCGCCAGACTGGTATCTGCAAGCCGTCAGCGGCGGCTTAGGACCGGTGGGGGTGATGAACGGATTTATCGAATTGCACACGCAAGGGGTGGTGGACAAAGTGCCGAAATTGGCCTGCTTCCAGGCCAGCGGCTGCGCGCCGATGGCCAATTCTTTCCACAAAGGGTTGGACAAAGCCGAAAATGTCGCCAACCCCATCACGGAAATCACCACCCTGGCGACCGGCGTGCCCGGCGTGGCTTATGAAGTGATCCGCGAACTTATTGAGCGATATGGCGGGACCATTGAGGCGATTGACGACGCAGCCGCTTTTGCGGCGCTGCAAGTGGTGGCGCGAATGGATGGGCTGTCTATTGAACCGGCAACGGCCGTTACCTTTGCCGGCCTGTTTAAGCTCATCCGCGAGGGGGTCATTCAACCCCACGAAACCGTCGTCGTCAACTGCTCCGGCCACACCTTCCCGGTGGAAAAGCACATCATCGGCGACCATTATACCCGCGATGTGGTGCTGGAGGAGACGGCCGTTGGCCCTTCCGGCCGACAGGATGGCCTGCTAACCGCCCTGGAAGACATAGACCCTCGCATCCAGCGCATCGCCATCATCGAAGACAACCCAGACGCCGCCCGCCTCATCCGCCGCATCCTACAAGCCCAGGGCGACTACCTGATCGAAGAAGCCAACAATGGCCTGGATGGGTTGATGCTCATCAAAGAAAAACGACCCAACCTGGTTATTTTGGACCTGATGATGCCCGGGTTGGATGGTTTTGCCATCGTAGACGCCATGAAAAAGGATCGCCGCCTGCAAGAAGTTCCCATCATTGTTGTTACCGCTAAGGAGTTATCGCCTATTGAAAGAGAACGACTTAACGGTAAAATAAAAGCATTGTTACAAAAAGGTTCCTTTATGGATTCCGACCTGTTGAGCGACATTCGCCAGGCGTTGCCATAA